Within Actinosynnema pretiosum, the genomic segment CGGCGACGTTCCGCTCGCCCTCGCGAGCGGGGTGTCCCCCGCGCCGGTGCCCGGCGAACCCATCGGCTACTGACCCTTCCGGCAGTCCGTGCCCGGCGTCTGCGCGAGCGTGGGGAGGGGCGTGCCCTCCGTGGTGGTGGTCGGCGGGGCCGACGAGGACGGGTCCTGGTCACCGCTCGGCGGCGGCTGCTCGGCGCTCGTCGCCGAGCCCGTCGTCGTCGTGGGCGGGGCCGGGGTGCTGGTCAGCGGGTCGGCGCACAGCGGCAGCAGCTGCTCCGTGCGCAGCCTGCGGATCGCCTCGCGGGCGCCCTCCAGGCCGTCCACGGCGGTGATGCCGCTGCTCACCTCGTCCCGCATGAAGACCTTCAGGTCGTCCAGGGAGATCGGCTCGCAGCCCTGGGAGCCGGGCGGGCACGAGCCCTCCACGACCGTGTTCAGCTCGAAGCCGAGCACGCTCCCGGTCACGCCGCGGAACACCGACACCTGGCCGTCCTGGGACGCGCCCACGTAGTACTGGCGCATCACCCACCAGCGGGTGCCCAGACCGGCGGCGGCCAGCAGCGCGAGCACCAGCACGACCAGCGCCAGCGCCTTCAGCTTCCCCTTGCGCTTGCGCTTCGGGTCCTGCTGCGGCGGTGGCGGCTGCTCCTGCCTCGGCGGCGCGGGCCGGGGCCCGGTGATGGAGCTGGCCCGCGAGGCGGGCGAGTCCGGCGGTGGCGGGTCGTCCCCGCCGTCACCGGCCGCGCCGCCCACTATCGGGGCGTTCTCGCCGAAGTCGACGTCGACGACGTCGGCCACGACCACGGTCACGTTGTCCGGACCGCCGCCCTTGAGCGCCAGCTCGATCATCCGGTCGGCGCACGCCTGCGGGTCCGGGATGCGGATCGCCTCGTCCAGGGTCTCCAGCGTGACCACGCCGGAGAGGCCGTCCGAGCAGAGCAGGTAGCGGTCGCCCGGCCTGGCCTCGCGCACCATCAGGCGCGGTTCGACCTCGTGGCCGGTCAGCGCGCGCAGCAGCAGCGAGCGCTGCGGGTGCGTGGCCGCCTCCTCCTCGGTGATCCGGCCCTCGTCGATCAGCGACTGGACGAACGTGTCGTCGTGCGTGATCTGGCTGAAGGTGCCGTTGCGCATCATGTAGGCGCGCGAGTCGCCGATGTGCACCATGCCGAGGCGGGTGCCCGCGAACAGGACGGCGGTGAGCGTGGTGCCCATGCCGTCCAGGTCGGGGTCGCTCTGCACGAGCTCGGAGATCGCCCCGTTGCCGTTGATCACCGCGTCGCGGAGCTGGCCCAGGAGGTCGTCGCCCGGCTCGTCGTCGTCGAGCGGCGCGAGGGCCGCGATGACGACCTTGCTGGCGACCTCGCCCGCGGCGTGGCCGCCCATGCCGTCGGCGAGCGCGAGCAGGCGGGGGCCCGCGTACACGGAGTCCTGGTTGTTCTGGCGCACCAGGCCCCGGTCGCTCCGGGCCGCGTATCGGAGGACGAGGGTCATGACCTCAGCTCGATCACCGTCTTGCCGATCCGGATCTGGGAGCCGATCGGGACGCGGACCGGGCTGGTGACCTTCGCGCGGTCGAGGTAGGTGCCGTTGGTGGACCCCAGGTCCTCCACGAACCACTCGTCACCGCGCGCCGACAGCCGCGCGTGCCGGGTCGACGCGAAGTCGTCGTCCAGCACGAGCGTGGAGTCGTCGGCCCGGCCGATCATGATCGGCTTCCCGTCAAGCGTGATCCGGGTGCCCGACAGGGCCCCCTGCGTGACCACGAGCTGCCGGGGCGCCTTCGCCCCGCCCTTGCCTGCCCCCCTGAACCCCTTCTTGATCGACGGCGTCGGGACCCTCAGCCCCGACGCCGCGTAGAGGTCGGAACGCACCACTCGAAGCGCAGCCAACACGAACAACCAGAGCAGGATGAGGAACCCCGCTCTGGTCAGCTGCATCACCAGCTCTGGCACCGGTTGTAACCGCTCCTGACTTGAGTGCCGTCACGTCACCCGTCTCGACCTCAGCCCTGTGTGCGGAAGACCAGCGACGAGTGGCCGATGCGGACGACGTCGCCTTCCGCGAGCTGCCAGGTCTGCACCGGGGTCCCGTTCACCGTCGTGCCGTTGGTCGAGCCGAGATCAGCGAGCATGGCACTGTGCCCGTCCCAGGTGATCTCCAGGTGCCTCCTGGAGACGCCGGTGTCGGGGAGCCGGAAGTCGGCCTCCTGGCCGCGGCCGACCACGTTGCCGCCCTGCTTCAGGTTGTAGGTCCGGTTGGACCCGTCGTCCAGGTGCAGCGTCGCGCTCAGCTGGCGCTGCGCGCCGCCCGCGGGGGCGCCGCCGTAGCCCGCCTGCTGGCCGTAGCCCTGGTCGTAGCCCGCGGCCTGCTGGCCGTAGCCCGCCTGGTCGTAGCCCGCCGCCTGCTGGCCGTACCCGGCCTGGCCGCCCTGGTCGTAGCCGGCGCCGCCCTGGCCGTAGCCCTGGTCGTAGCCCTGCTGCTGGCCGTAGCCCTGCTGGCCGCCCTGGCCGTAGCCCTGGTCGTAACCGGGCTGCTGGCCGCCGTAGCCGCCCTGGCCGTAGCCCTGGTCGTAGCCCTGCTGCTGGCCGTAGCCCTGCTGGCCGCCCTGGCCGTAGCCCTGGTCGTAGCCCTGCTGCTGACCGCCTTGGCCGTAGCCCTGCTGGTCGTAACCCTGCTGGCCCTGGCCGTAGCCCTGCTGCTGACCACCTTGGCCGTAGCCCTGCTGGTCGTAGCCAGGTTGCTGACCGCCGTAGCCGCCCTGCGCGTAGGGGTCGTAGCCGGGCTGGCCCTGTCCTTGTCCGTAGCCGGGAGGCTGGCTCATTGATCCGTCTCCTGCAGTGCGAGGTGGTGCTGACCGTCGGCTGTCAACTTTCACGTCGGGGTCGACGGACGAGCGGGTTCGGAACTGACCGGTGTGCAGCGCGTCGGAGCGCTCCAGGGAGACTACGACGTCACCATAGGTATCCCATCCGCTCTCCTCCAGGTGCTCCTGGATGGAGTCGCCCAGGGACTTGGTGATGCGTAGTTCATCCTGGCCGTCACCGGCAAGCCTGTCGTGGTCCTCAGGGCCGAGCAGGACCACGTAGTGGTTGGGGGCCAGCAGCCGCCCGCCCGCCAGCTCCCGGATGTTCCCATCCGCCTCCCGCTGGAGGGCCTGGGCCACTTCCTGCGAGACGACGTTGCCGCCGAACACCCTGGCGAAGGTGTCGCCAACCATGCCTTCGAGACGGCGCTCGAAGCGCTGTACGAGGCCCACGGCAACCCTCCGACTCGGTCGACTTCTGACCCGATCGTATCCGGGCCGGGGAGGCGGGACACGGGCCAATTGGTAATCCGGATGGAGATCGTGCTAGTGTTCTCCTCGTCGCCAGGGCGAGTGGCGGAATGGCAGACGCGCACGGTTCAGGTCCGTGTGTCCGAAAGGACGTGGGGGTTCAACTCCCCCCTCGCCCACCGAATACCGGAGGCCCACCCCCAACAGGGGGTGGGCCTCTTGGCTTTCCGGAGGATTTCCGGTGTTCGCCAAGGGCAAACGCGCAGTGATGTGTGTCACTCGAACGGCCCTGTGCTCGGCGGTCGGTTGGTTTCGAGCGGTGAACGGTCGTCGATGCGGTTCGCCGCCCTTATTCGAGCCCGCCGCGTATCGGATTCCAGGCCAGAGGTGTGCCTGTGCGTGCCCGTCGGGGCCGTTGCCAGGGTTCCGCGTCACCCGGACGGCAGCACCGCCGGGCCGAATTCGGCGAACCGGTCAACGACCGGTCACCGACCCGGTGAAACCGCTGAACTCAGGGCCGGGTCGGAGCGGGGGGCGAACAGCACTCCGACTGGTACGCCTTATCCAGAGCACGAGTCGAAACGCGGCGGATCGACCGCCGTGGTTCCCGAGGAGGCTTTGGCGTGAGCAGCACACCCGCACGGATCGAGGTCACGGACTCCGCGAAGGCGAAGGCCACGTCGGCCGCCGCGGTCCCGATCCCCGAACTGCCCGGCTCCGTCGAGGAGCTGGCCACGGTCGCCGCGGTCCGCCTCGGGTGGCACGGCGTTGTGCTGCCGGAGATGGTCCTGATGGGCCGCAAGGTCGTGGTCGTCGCCGACCTGATCGCCGACGCGCACGCCGAGCGGCTGTGCCTCGGCGCGGCCCCCGAGGTCGACCGGGCCACCGTCTCCACCTGGGTGTGGCCGGAGATGGACGGCCGCGTGCCGCCCGCCGCCGTGCGCATCGTCGGCGTGCTGGCCGTGGCCAGGCACTGGCGCACCGCGCTGGCCTCCGCCGTCCCCTTCGCGCGCTTCGGCAACGCCGCCGCCGTGCTGCCCGCCTCGGTCGCGCTGAGCCACGACTACCTCGCCAACTGCCTGCCGCGCGTGCGCAGGTACGGCGTGAACGTGCTGCTCGCCGACGAGAGCAGCGAGCTGACCACCGACGTCTGCGGTCGCAACGAGACCGTGCCGGTCGAGGACACCGCCACCACCCGCTGGGTCAACGAGCTGGTCTACGAGCGGGTCCTGGCCACCGCCTGACCCGCGCCGCCGATCTGTGGCGGGCCCGCGCGGCGACTAGCGTCGGCCGCATGAGGCTTGTGATCGCGGGAGGGCACGGGAAGATCGCGCTGCACGTCCAGCGGCTGCTGGCGGCGGGCGGGGACGCGGCCACCGCGCTGGTCCGCAACGAGGACCACTTCGCGGACGTGACCGAGGCGGGCGGGGTTCCGGTGCTGTGCGACCTGGAGGCGAGCGACGTCGCCTCGGTCGCCGAGTACCTGACCGGCGCGGACGCGGTGCTGTTCGCCGCGGGGGCCGGGCCCGGCAGCGGGGTGGGGCGCAAGGACAGCGTGGACCGGGGAGCCTCCGCGCTCCTGGCGGACGCCGCCGAGCGGGCGGGGGTGCGCAGGTTCGTGCAGATCAGCTCGGCGGGCATCGGCCGGACCACCGGCGACGAGGTGTTCGACGCCTACCTGCTCGCCAAGGGCGCGGCCGAGGAGGACCTGAAGGCCCGCGACCTGGACTGGACGATCGTCCGGCCCGGCAGGCTGACCGACGAGCCCGCGACCGGCGCGGTCCGGCTCACCGAGGGGGACGCGCGGGACGGGGCCGTCCCGCGCGCCGACGTGGCCGCCGTGGTCGTGGCGCTGCTGGGGCGGCCCTCGTCGGTCGGGAAGACCTACGAGCTGATCTCCGGCGAGACCCCGGTCCAGGACGCGATCTAGGTCACATCGGCCGGCCGGACGGGTCCGGCAGCCGCCCTCCGGGGCCCCGCTCCGCGGAGCGCGGGCCCCGGACCGCTGAGATCCCGATCACTTCTGCCGGGGCGCGCCGAGAGCTGGATCACGGTCCGCCCGCCGTCGGCGCCCGCGCAGGACAGGGGTGTGACGCGGATCGCACCGCCGGGCGCGGGGCGTGCCGCGCCCGGCGGCCCGCCTCAGCCCAGCACCCGCTCCAGGTGCCGGTTCCCGAACTTCCGGTCCGGGTCGACCTCGGCGCGCACGCGGCGGAAGTCCGCGAACCGGGGGTAGCGGGTCGCCAGCTCCTCGGCGCCCAGCGAGTGCATCTTGCCCCAGTGCGGCCTGCCGCCCACCGCCAGCGCGATCCGCTCGAACGCGTCGAAGTACCGCCGGTGCGGCATCCCCACGTACTGGTGCACCGCGACGTAGGCGGTGTCCCGCCCGTGCGCGGTGGACAGCCAGATGTCGTCGCCCCGCGCGACCCGCACCTCCACCGGCACGATCACCCCGTGCTCCAGCCCGGCGACGGCGGCGCGCAGCTCGCGCAGCACCCCGTGCAGCTCGGCGCGGGGCACCGCGTACTCGGTCTCCACGAACCGCACCCGGCGCGGGGTGGTGAAGACGCGGTGCGACTGGTCGCGGTAGTCGCGCTCGCCGATCAGCGCCCCGCACACCCGGTTGAGCCCCCTGGCCGCGGCGGGCACCGCGCGGGCGACCTTGCACACCGCGCCGAACGCGGCGTTCTCCATCACGTCGTACTCGTAGAACCGGCGCAGCCCGGACAGCGGCGCGCACGGCTCGTCCACCCGGTTGTTGCGCTTGACGATCACCCGGTCGCCGTGCGGGAACCAGTGGAACTCCACGTGGTCCTCGGTCGCGGTGAGGTGGTCGAACTCCTCCAGCACCGCGTCGAGCCGGGCCGGGTACTCGCGGGCGTGCAGCACGAACGACGGCACGCAGCGCAGGGTCAGCGTGCTGATCACGCCGACCGCGCCGAGGCCGAGCCTGGCCGCCTCGAACAGCTCGGGGCGCTCGGCGGGGGAGCAGCGGACGAGCGAGCCGTCGGCGAGCACGACCTCCAGCGCGGCGATCGTGGTGGCCAGGCCGCCGAGCGCCGCGCCGGTGCCGTGGGTGCCGGTGGAGGTGGCGCCCGCGATGGTCTGGGCGTCGATGTCGCCGAGGTTGGGCATCGCGAGCCCTTCCCGGTGCAGCAGCTCGTTGAGCTGCCGGAGCGTGGTGCCCGCGCGGACGGTCACCAGCTCTCCCGCCACGTCGACCAGGCCGGTCCAGCGGTCCAGGTCGAGCGCGACGGAGGGGGCGACGGCGACCCCGGTGAAGGAGTGGCCGCTGCCCCGCGCGCGGACGGCGTCGGCGGTGCGGACGACTTCGGAGATCCCCTCCGCCGTCGTGGGGTGCTCGACCCGGATCGGGGCTGCGGTCTCGGTCCGCGCCCAGTTCGTCCAGGGGGGTGCCATCTGCGCCTCCGGTGTGAGGAGAGCCACACAAGATAAGTGAAAGCGTTTCACCTTTCAAGCTTTTTCGACGTACCGTTGGGCCCATGCAGCCGAGGACGCGACTCGACCTGGCGACCAAGGACCTCGAAGCCCCCCTCGCGATCGTCGACCTGGACGCGTTCGACCACAACGCGGCCGACCTCGTCCGGCGGGCCGGGGGCAAGCCCATCCGCGTGGCGAGCAAGTCGGTCCGGGTGCGGGCGCTGCTCGACCGGGTCCTCGCCAGGCCGGGCTACGCCGGGCTGATGTGCTACTCGCTGCCCGAGGCGCTCTGGCTGTCGTCCTGCGACACCGCCGAGGACCTGCTGGTCGCCTACCCGACCGTCGACCACGCCGCGCTGCGCGCGCTGGCCGCCGACGAGAAGGCCCGTCGGCGCGTCACGATCATGGTCGACTCGACCGCGCACCTCGACCTGGTCGACGCCGCCCTCGGCGAGGACCACCCGGAGATCCGGGTGTGCCTCGAACTGGACGTCTCGTGGCGACCGCTGCCCGGCGTGCACGTCGGACCGCGCCGCTCGCCGGTGCACACCGAGGGCGACGCCGTCCGGCTCGCCCGCGCGGTCGTGGCCAGGAAGGGCTTCCGGCTGGTCGGCGTCATGGCCTACGAGGGCCAGGTGGCGGGCATCGGCGACGCGCCGGCCGGACGGCGCGCCTGGGGCCTCGCGGTGCGCTGGATGCAGGGCCGCTCGGTGCCGGAGCTGACCGAGCGCAGGGCCGCCGCGGTGGCCGCGGTGCGCCGGGTCGCCGACCTGGAGTTCGTCAACGGCGGGGGGACCGGGAGCCTGGAGACGACCGGCGCCGACCGGTCGGTGACGGAGTTGGCGGCGGGGTCCGGGCTGGTCGGGCCGACCCTGTTCGACGCCTACCGCGCGTTCAGCCCGCGCCCGGCCGCGCTGTTCGCGCTGCCCGTCGTGCGCAGGCCCAAGAAGAACGTCGCCACGCTGTTCGCGGGCGGGTACGTGGCGTCGGGGACCGGGACGCCGGACCGGCTGCCCTCGCCGCACCTGCCGAGCGGGCTGGAGCTGATCGGGCTGGAGGGCGCCGGGGAGGTGCAGACACCGGTCGTCGGGAGGGCCGCGGACCGGCTGGAGCTGGGGGACCGGGTCTGGTTGCGCCACGCGAAGGCGGGCGAGCTGGCCGAGCGGTTCGCGGAGTACCACCTGGTGAGCGGGGACCGGGTCGAGGCCGTCGTGCCGACCTACCGGGGAGAGGGCAAGGCCTTCGGCTAGGCGGTGGCCGGGGGCTGCCCCGGCATCCGGGTGGACAGGTAGCCCCGGATCATCGCCTTGGCCTCGTCGAGGACGAGCGGGTCGCCCGCCGGGTCGCGGCGGAAGGCCAGGCCCAGCACGCCGTCCGCCGCCTCGACGGCTATCGAGATCGGCAGCTTGACCTCGTCCAGGGGGATCGAGAAGCGGCTGGAGATCATCTCGGCGATCCGGTCGGACACCACGGAGTTGTTGTCCTTGCGGTCGTCCATCAG encodes:
- a CDS encoding PP2C family protein-serine/threonine phosphatase; its protein translation is MTLVLRYAARSDRGLVRQNNQDSVYAGPRLLALADGMGGHAAGEVASKVVIAALAPLDDDEPGDDLLGQLRDAVINGNGAISELVQSDPDLDGMGTTLTAVLFAGTRLGMVHIGDSRAYMMRNGTFSQITHDDTFVQSLIDEGRITEEEAATHPQRSLLLRALTGHEVEPRLMVREARPGDRYLLCSDGLSGVVTLETLDEAIRIPDPQACADRMIELALKGGGPDNVTVVVADVVDVDFGENAPIVGGAAGDGGDDPPPPDSPASRASSITGPRPAPPRQEQPPPPQQDPKRKRKGKLKALALVVLVLALLAAAGLGTRWWVMRQYYVGASQDGQVSVFRGVTGSVLGFELNTVVEGSCPPGSQGCEPISLDDLKVFMRDEVSSGITAVDGLEGAREAIRRLRTEQLLPLCADPLTSTPAPPTTTTGSATSAEQPPPSGDQDPSSSAPPTTTTEGTPLPTLAQTPGTDCRKGQ
- a CDS encoding DUF3662 and FHA domain-containing protein, encoding MGLVQRFERRLEGMVGDTFARVFGGNVVSQEVAQALQREADGNIRELAGGRLLAPNHYVVLLGPEDHDRLAGDGQDELRITKSLGDSIQEHLEESGWDTYGDVVVSLERSDALHTGQFRTRSSVDPDVKVDSRRSAPPRTAGDGSMSQPPGYGQGQGQPGYDPYAQGGYGGQQPGYDQQGYGQGGQQQGYGQGQQGYDQQGYGQGGQQQGYDQGYGQGGQQGYGQQQGYDQGYGQGGYGGQQPGYDQGYGQGGQQGYGQQQGYDQGYGQGGAGYDQGGQAGYGQQAAGYDQAGYGQQAAGYDQGYGQQAGYGGAPAGGAQRQLSATLHLDDGSNRTYNLKQGGNVVGRGQEADFRLPDTGVSRRHLEITWDGHSAMLADLGSTNGTTVNGTPVQTWQLAEGDVVRIGHSSLVFRTQG
- a CDS encoding amino acid deaminase/aldolase produces the protein MQPRTRLDLATKDLEAPLAIVDLDAFDHNAADLVRRAGGKPIRVASKSVRVRALLDRVLARPGYAGLMCYSLPEALWLSSCDTAEDLLVAYPTVDHAALRALAADEKARRRVTIMVDSTAHLDLVDAALGEDHPEIRVCLELDVSWRPLPGVHVGPRRSPVHTEGDAVRLARAVVARKGFRLVGVMAYEGQVAGIGDAPAGRRAWGLAVRWMQGRSVPELTERRAAAVAAVRRVADLEFVNGGGTGSLETTGADRSVTELAAGSGLVGPTLFDAYRAFSPRPAALFALPVVRRPKKNVATLFAGGYVASGTGTPDRLPSPHLPSGLELIGLEGAGEVQTPVVGRAADRLELGDRVWLRHAKAGELAERFAEYHLVSGDRVEAVVPTYRGEGKAFG
- a CDS encoding D-arabinono-1,4-lactone oxidase, yielding MAPPWTNWARTETAAPIRVEHPTTAEGISEVVRTADAVRARGSGHSFTGVAVAPSVALDLDRWTGLVDVAGELVTVRAGTTLRQLNELLHREGLAMPNLGDIDAQTIAGATSTGTHGTGAALGGLATTIAALEVVLADGSLVRCSPAERPELFEAARLGLGAVGVISTLTLRCVPSFVLHAREYPARLDAVLEEFDHLTATEDHVEFHWFPHGDRVIVKRNNRVDEPCAPLSGLRRFYEYDVMENAAFGAVCKVARAVPAAARGLNRVCGALIGERDYRDQSHRVFTTPRRVRFVETEYAVPRAELHGVLRELRAAVAGLEHGVIVPVEVRVARGDDIWLSTAHGRDTAYVAVHQYVGMPHRRYFDAFERIALAVGGRPHWGKMHSLGAEELATRYPRFADFRRVRAEVDPDRKFGNRHLERVLG
- a CDS encoding FHA domain-containing protein FhaB/FipA codes for the protein MPELVMQLTRAGFLILLWLFVLAALRVVRSDLYAASGLRVPTPSIKKGFRGAGKGGAKAPRQLVVTQGALSGTRITLDGKPIMIGRADDSTLVLDDDFASTRHARLSARGDEWFVEDLGSTNGTYLDRAKVTSPVRVPIGSQIRIGKTVIELRS
- a CDS encoding NAD(P)-binding oxidoreductase — protein: MRLVIAGGHGKIALHVQRLLAAGGDAATALVRNEDHFADVTEAGGVPVLCDLEASDVASVAEYLTGADAVLFAAGAGPGSGVGRKDSVDRGASALLADAAERAGVRRFVQISSAGIGRTTGDEVFDAYLLAKGAAEEDLKARDLDWTIVRPGRLTDEPATGAVRLTEGDARDGAVPRADVAAVVVALLGRPSSVGKTYELISGETPVQDAI